One genomic region from Gemmobacter aquarius encodes:
- the truB gene encoding tRNA pseudouridine(55) synthase TruB — protein sequence MARTKKGRAVSGWLVIDKPAGITSTAIVNKVKWAFQAQKAGHAGTLDPAATGVLAVALGEATKTVPYITDALKCYRFVVRFGAATTTDDAEGSVIATSVQRPDDAAIEAALAAFRGDIQQVPPQFSAVKVDGERAYDLARDGEAMDLAARPLWVESLTLLARPDADHVELEMVCGKGGYVRSIARDLGQSLGCLGHVLWLRREWSGPFTAAQGATLEDIDRLARTDEIDALLQPLELGLADLPELPATPEGAARLKNGNPGMVLASSVDWGEEAWASYQGRAVAVGIYKSGELHPTRVFN from the coding sequence ATGGCGCGAACGAAAAAAGGCAGGGCCGTGTCGGGCTGGCTGGTTATCGACAAGCCAGCGGGGATCACCTCGACCGCCATCGTGAACAAGGTGAAATGGGCATTTCAGGCGCAAAAGGCCGGGCATGCCGGTACGCTCGATCCCGCGGCGACGGGGGTTCTTGCCGTGGCTCTGGGCGAGGCGACAAAGACCGTGCCCTACATCACCGATGCGTTGAAATGCTACCGTTTCGTCGTCCGCTTCGGTGCGGCGACCACCACCGACGATGCCGAGGGCAGCGTGATCGCGACTTCGGTCCAGCGCCCCGACGATGCCGCGATCGAAGCCGCCCTTGCCGCCTTCCGGGGCGATATCCAGCAGGTTCCGCCACAGTTCTCGGCGGTCAAGGTCGATGGCGAACGCGCCTATGATCTTGCGCGTGACGGCGAAGCGATGGACCTCGCCGCCCGCCCGCTCTGGGTGGAAAGCCTGACGCTGCTGGCTCGCCCCGATGCCGACCATGTCGAACTGGAAATGGTCTGCGGCAAGGGCGGTTATGTCCGTTCCATCGCGCGCGATCTGGGCCAATCGCTCGGCTGCCTTGGCCATGTGCTTTGGCTCCGGCGCGAATGGTCGGGGCCATTCACCGCCGCGCAGGGCGCCACGCTGGAAGACATCGACCGCCTAGCCCGCACCGACGAGATCGACGCGCTTTTGCAGCCCCTCGAACTCGGCCTGGCCGATCTGCCCGAGCTTCCCGCCACGCCCGAAGGGGCTGCGCGGCTCAAAAACGGCAATCCGGGCATGGTGCTCGCCTCGTCCGTCGATTGGGGAGAAGAGGCGTGGGCCAGCTATCAGGGCCGGGCGGTCGCGGTCGGTATCTATAAATCGGGCGAATTGCACCCCACCCGCGTGTTCAACTGA
- a CDS encoding DUF1643 domain-containing protein, with translation MITRHHLKGDAESTAVYSPCERYRYLLTRVWNPAGQKALFVMLNPSTATETQNDPTVERCERRARALGFGAFRVTNIFAFRATDPRVMRAQPDPVGPANDTAIGDSAAHWADSIICAWGTHGAFLDRGRQVETLLRATGHPLYCLGLTASGHPKHPLYIGYDKQPEIWSG, from the coding sequence ATGATCACGCGGCACCACCTGAAAGGCGATGCCGAAAGCACGGCGGTCTATTCGCCGTGTGAACGCTATCGCTACCTGCTGACCCGCGTCTGGAATCCGGCCGGTCAAAAGGCGCTTTTCGTCATGCTCAATCCCTCGACCGCGACCGAGACGCAGAACGATCCCACCGTGGAACGCTGCGAAAGACGGGCGCGGGCGCTTGGCTTCGGGGCCTTTCGCGTGACCAACATCTTCGCCTTCCGCGCCACAGATCCCCGCGTGATGCGGGCACAGCCCGATCCGGTAGGGCCTGCGAATGACACGGCGATCGGCGACAGCGCGGCGCACTGGGCCGACAGCATCATTTGCGCCTGGGGCACCCATGGCGCCTTTCTTGACCGCGGTCGGCAGGTCGAAACCTTGCTGCGTGCCACGGGGCACCCGCTTTACTGTCTCGGCCTGACCGCCAGTGGACACCCCAAGCACCCGCTTTACATCGGCTACGACAAGCAACCCGAAATCTGGTCAGGCTGA
- a CDS encoding calcium-binding protein, producing MLGLLSLMGLFAAGIMVDAVTGMSNDQADDDPADIEESEPQQPEADSTDVALAESSLLPDGHLATDDTGPASFRLNPTSDDGMPQSDDSPDTPGAQLDLVGGGGNDVLNGGGADDALRGLAGRDMLAGGAGDDRLFGDAGADILDGGDGNDSLRGGDDDDWLRGGAGDDLLWGNSGDDTVDGWAGDDTLAGGLGADSLNGGEGADVLRGGDGGDRVVGGLGDDGLYGGAGNDEIDGGDGNDLLAAGEGVDVLNGGAGDDTLWAGSGTMLSGGSGADDFMLGTGGSSLVTDFDSAADRLVVVYDPVLHPSPAITVEDAGNDALIRLDGIEIASISGGAGLTVQEVELRSA from the coding sequence ATGCTTGGGCTGTTGAGCCTGATGGGTCTGTTCGCGGCGGGCATCATGGTAGATGCCGTCACCGGCATGTCCAATGATCAAGCAGATGACGACCCTGCCGACATCGAGGAAAGCGAACCGCAGCAACCGGAAGCGGACAGTACCGATGTTGCCTTGGCCGAATCATCGCTGCTGCCCGACGGTCATCTGGCGACCGATGACACCGGCCCTGCCAGCTTTCGGCTGAACCCGACCAGCGACGACGGGATGCCGCAGTCGGACGACAGTCCCGACACGCCGGGCGCGCAGCTCGATCTGGTCGGCGGCGGCGGGAATGATGTGCTGAACGGTGGCGGTGCGGATGACGCCCTGCGTGGGCTGGCTGGCCGCGACATGCTTGCCGGTGGCGCTGGCGATGACCGGTTGTTCGGTGATGCCGGTGCCGACATTCTGGACGGTGGCGATGGCAATGACAGTCTGCGCGGTGGCGATGATGACGATTGGCTGCGCGGCGGAGCAGGGGATGACCTGCTTTGGGGCAATTCCGGCGATGACACTGTCGATGGCTGGGCGGGTGACGATACGCTCGCCGGCGGGCTTGGGGCCGATTCGCTCAACGGGGGCGAGGGCGCAGACGTGCTGCGCGGCGGCGACGGCGGCGACAGGGTCGTCGGCGGCTTGGGCGATGACGGACTTTATGGTGGCGCGGGCAATGACGAAATTGACGGTGGTGACGGAAATGACCTGCTCGCCGCCGGAGAGGGTGTCGATGTGCTGAACGGCGGGGCCGGGGATGACACGCTTTGGGCCGGATCGGGAACAATGTTGTCTGGCGGATCGGGTGCGGATGACTTCATGCTCGGGACGGGCGGCAGCAGCCTTGTCACCGATTTTGACAGCGCGGCCGACCGCTTGGTCGTGGTTTACGATCCGGTGTTGCACCCGTCACCGGCGATTACCGTCGAAGACGCTGGCAACGATGCTTTGATCCGCCTCGACGGGATCGAGATTGCCAGCATCTCGGGCGGGGCTGGGCTGACGGTACAAGAGGTCGAATTGCGGTCAGCCTGA
- the rpsO gene encoding 30S ribosomal protein S15 produces the protein MSITVEEKARLIKEYATKENDTGSPEVQVAILSSRIATLTEHFKGHKKDNHSRRGLLMMVAQRRKLLDYLKGKDEGRYQSLIGRLGLRR, from the coding sequence ATGTCGATCACCGTCGAAGAAAAAGCCCGCCTGATCAAGGAATACGCCACCAAAGAGAACGACACCGGCTCGCCGGAAGTTCAGGTTGCGATCCTCTCGTCGCGTATCGCCACGCTGACCGAGCACTTCAAGGGCCACAAGAAAGACAACCACTCGCGCCGCGGCCTTCTGATGATGGTCGCCCAGCGCCGCAAACTGCTCGACTACCTCAAGGGCAAGGACGAAGGCCGCTACCAGTCGCTGATCGGTCGCCTCGGCCTGCGTCGCTAA
- a CDS encoding type II toxin-antitoxin system RelE/ParE family toxin → MTRPVQLRPLAEADLAEIWDHTLAEWGSRQAEAYLAGLGKIFDLLAEHPEIARLRTEFVPPLRLHPYRAHLIIFQSGETLEVIRVVHGRTDWLAFLTD, encoded by the coding sequence GTGACGCGACCGGTTCAGCTACGCCCCTTGGCCGAAGCCGATCTGGCAGAAATCTGGGACCATACGCTTGCGGAATGGGGATCGCGTCAGGCCGAGGCCTATCTTGCGGGTCTGGGCAAAATATTCGACTTGCTGGCCGAGCATCCCGAGATCGCGCGGCTTCGCACCGAATTCGTGCCGCCCTTGCGTCTGCACCCCTATCGCGCCCATCTGATCATCTTTCAAAGCGGCGAAACGCTCGAGGTGATCCGCGTGGTCCATGGGCGGACCGATTGGCTGGCATTCCTGACCGACTGA
- a CDS encoding type II toxin-antitoxin system ParD family antitoxin, whose translation MATMNISLPEAMKAYAEAQARDGRFANVSDYMRDLIRRDQERAKARDEIQALAEQGMASGPPRPFDMAAFLAARRKA comes from the coding sequence ATGGCGACGATGAACATTTCCCTTCCCGAAGCGATGAAAGCCTATGCCGAGGCGCAGGCCCGCGACGGAAGATTTGCAAATGTCAGCGATTATATGCGCGACCTGATCCGCCGCGATCAGGAACGGGCAAAGGCGCGGGACGAGATTCAGGCATTGGCCGAGCAGGGTATGGCAAGCGGGCCGCCGCGCCCGTTCGACATGGCCGCGTTTCTGGCGGCGCGGCGCAAGGCGTGA
- the pnp gene encoding polyribonucleotide nucleotidyltransferase, whose amino-acid sequence MFNVHKKSIQWGGETLTLETGKVARQADGTVIATLGETSVMANVTFAKAAKPGQDFFPLTVHYQEKYYAAGKIPGGFFKREARPSEKETLTSRLIDRPCRPLFVEGFKNEVLVMCTVLSHDLHNEPDVLAIIAASAALTISGVPFMGPIGAARVGFSKGEYVLNPSVDDLQGLRNNPDQRLDLVIAGTKDAVMMVESEAYELTEEEMLGAVKFGHAAMQPVIDLIIDLAEVAAKEPFNFDAPDYSALYAKVKTAGETQMRAAFAIKDKQERTNAISAAVTAIKGAMSEADLADANLGSAIKKLESSILRGDIINGGARIDGRDNKTVRPIVSETGILPRTHGSALFTRGETQGLVVTTLGTGEDEQIIDALHGNSRSNFLLHYNFPPYSVGEVGRVGSPGRREIGHGKLAWRALQAVLPAPTDFPYTIRVVSEITESNGSSSMASVCGGSLSMMDAGVPLKAPVAGVAMGLILEDDGRYAVLTDILGDEDHLGDMDFKVAGTTAGITSLQMDIKVAGITPAIMEQALAQAKDGRLHILGEMAKAISAPQGFSEYAPKIETLTIPTDKIREVIGSGGKVIREIVELSGAKVDINDDGMIKIASSSAEAIKKAYDMIWSIVAEPEEGQIYTGKVVKLVDFGAFVNFFGKRDGLVHVSQIASKRLNHPNEILKEGQEVKVKLLGFDDRGKVRLGMKMVDQETGQEIAEPKEQADA is encoded by the coding sequence ATGTTCAACGTTCATAAGAAATCGATCCAGTGGGGCGGTGAAACGCTCACGCTGGAAACGGGCAAGGTCGCGCGTCAGGCCGACGGCACCGTGATCGCCACGCTGGGCGAGACCTCCGTCATGGCCAACGTGACCTTTGCAAAGGCCGCAAAGCCGGGGCAGGACTTCTTCCCGCTGACCGTGCATTACCAAGAGAAATACTATGCCGCCGGCAAGATACCGGGCGGCTTCTTCAAGCGTGAAGCGCGGCCTTCCGAAAAGGAAACGCTGACGTCGCGTCTGATCGACCGTCCCTGCCGCCCGCTCTTCGTCGAAGGCTTCAAGAACGAAGTGCTCGTGATGTGCACGGTTCTTTCGCACGACCTGCACAACGAACCCGACGTTCTGGCGATCATCGCCGCCTCGGCAGCGCTGACCATTTCGGGCGTCCCCTTCATGGGCCCCATCGGTGCGGCCCGCGTCGGCTTCTCCAAGGGCGAATACGTCCTCAACCCGTCGGTCGACGATCTGCAGGGCCTGCGGAACAACCCCGACCAGCGCCTTGACCTTGTCATCGCCGGCACCAAAGACGCCGTGATGATGGTGGAATCGGAAGCCTACGAGCTGACCGAGGAAGAAATGCTCGGCGCGGTCAAGTTTGGCCATGCAGCGATGCAGCCGGTGATCGACCTGATCATCGACCTCGCAGAAGTGGCCGCCAAAGAGCCGTTCAACTTTGACGCGCCCGACTATTCGGCCCTTTACGCCAAAGTCAAAACCGCTGGCGAAACCCAGATGCGCGCCGCCTTTGCGATCAAGGACAAGCAGGAACGCACCAACGCGATCTCTGCCGCCGTGACCGCCATCAAGGGCGCGATGTCGGAAGCTGATCTTGCCGATGCCAACCTCGGCTCGGCGATCAAAAAGCTGGAATCCTCGATCCTGCGCGGCGACATCATCAACGGTGGCGCACGCATCGACGGACGCGACAACAAGACCGTCCGCCCGATCGTTTCCGAAACCGGCATCCTGCCGCGCACCCACGGCTCGGCCCTGTTCACCCGTGGCGAAACCCAGGGCCTGGTCGTGACCACGCTGGGAACGGGCGAGGATGAGCAGATCATCGACGCCCTGCACGGCAACAGCCGCTCGAACTTCCTGCTGCACTACAACTTCCCGCCCTATTCGGTCGGCGAAGTCGGTCGCGTGGGATCCCCGGGTCGTCGTGAAATCGGTCACGGAAAACTGGCATGGCGCGCCCTTCAGGCCGTGCTGCCCGCCCCGACCGACTTCCCCTACACCATCCGCGTCGTGTCCGAGATCACGGAATCGAACGGCTCGTCCTCGATGGCTTCGGTCTGCGGCGGATCGCTGTCGATGATGGACGCGGGCGTTCCGCTGAAGGCTCCGGTCGCTGGCGTGGCGATGGGTCTGATCCTCGAAGATGACGGCCGCTACGCCGTTCTGACCGACATCCTCGGCGACGAAGACCACCTCGGCGACATGGACTTCAAGGTTGCGGGCACCACCGCCGGCATCACCTCGCTGCAGATGGACATCAAGGTTGCAGGCATCACGCCCGCGATCATGGAGCAGGCTTTGGCGCAGGCCAAGGACGGGCGTCTGCACATCCTCGGTGAAATGGCGAAGGCCATCTCGGCACCGCAGGGCTTCAGCGAGTATGCCCCCAAGATCGAAACGCTGACCATCCCCACCGACAAGATCCGTGAAGTGATCGGCTCGGGCGGCAAGGTCATCCGCGAGATCGTCGAACTGTCGGGCGCCAAGGTCGACATCAACGACGACGGCATGATCAAGATCGCCTCGTCGTCGGCAGAAGCCATCAAAAAGGCCTATGACATGATCTGGTCGATCGTGGCAGAACCCGAAGAAGGCCAGATCTACACCGGCAAGGTCGTGAAACTGGTCGATTTCGGCGCTTTCGTGAACTTCTTCGGCAAGCGCGACGGTCTGGTGCACGTTAGCCAGATTGCGTCCAAGCGCCTGAACCACCCGAACGAGATCCTGAAAGAAGGCCAAGAGGTCAAGGTCAAACTCCTCGGCTTTGACGACCGCGGCAAGGTCCGTCTGGGCATGAAGATGGTCGATCAGGAAACCGGTCAGGAAATCGCCGAACCGAAAGAGCAAGCCGACGCGTAA
- a CDS encoding FkbM family methyltransferase — protein MSFLRDFMRWRRVRRHVALHGWTFEFHGISVTLPEMDTPGCASALLQGKYEAEEAKLIAAHLPPDRPVIELGGSMGVVSALIASRLADTVAHVIVEANPALLEACALNAAVARRPLAKVQHAAVAYGGPVARFSVGGNVHANHLAREGDTASVIEVKAVTLETLWQDIGAPDGFTLVCDIEGAEAQMVATDRRVLEAAGMVIMEMHPAVYQGGVATEDEIIGTLQVSGLHLRQRFADVGLWTRD, from the coding sequence ATGAGTTTCTTGCGCGATTTCATGCGCTGGCGCCGTGTCAGGCGTCATGTGGCCTTGCACGGCTGGACGTTTGAATTCCATGGCATTTCCGTCACCTTGCCCGAAATGGATACGCCGGGTTGCGCCAGTGCGCTGCTGCAGGGCAAATACGAGGCCGAGGAAGCCAAGCTGATCGCAGCACACCTGCCGCCGGATCGACCGGTGATTGAACTGGGCGGGTCGATGGGGGTCGTATCGGCCTTGATAGCGTCGCGTCTGGCCGACACCGTTGCCCATGTGATCGTCGAGGCGAACCCCGCTTTGCTTGAAGCCTGTGCCCTGAACGCTGCCGTGGCGCGGCGTCCATTGGCGAAAGTGCAGCATGCGGCCGTGGCTTATGGCGGACCTGTGGCCCGTTTTTCGGTGGGCGGGAACGTGCATGCCAACCACCTTGCGCGCGAGGGTGACACGGCATCGGTCATCGAGGTAAAGGCTGTAACGCTGGAAACCCTTTGGCAGGACATCGGCGCACCCGACGGCTTTACGCTGGTTTGCGATATCGAAGGCGCTGAGGCGCAGATGGTGGCGACAGACAGGCGGGTTCTGGAAGCCGCGGGTATGGTCATCATGGAGATGCACCCCGCCGTCTATCAGGGCGGTGTTGCGACCGAAGACGAGATCATCGGAACCTTGCAAGTTTCGGGTCTGCATCTGCGGCAGCGGTTTGCCGATGTCGGCCTATGGACACGCGACTGA
- a CDS encoding glycosyltransferase family 2 protein has product MSNNTTIVTVSFNSSTVIRELLESVRGETPCIVVDNGRSDGISALAAEFGADLLRNEGNQGFGRACNAGAALVKTEFIFFVNPDAVIAPGCIDALEEAARQRPDFAAANPRVVDAEGRSKFKTTSILLPDGGTRAPLPQTTTQVPVLSGCALFVRRSLFEAVGGFDPAIFLYHEDHDLAVRLSQHGSLWCVPEALVRHLQGTGASRTAQLAWFKGYHMARSRHFVLKKHARPMPFLRTLFPAFGELLLPHNLFSTRRRSRSLGQLMGALSSLGDHGGYKTK; this is encoded by the coding sequence TTGTCCAACAATACGACCATAGTTACGGTTTCTTTTAACAGCAGCACCGTCATTCGGGAATTGCTCGAATCGGTTCGTGGCGAGACGCCCTGCATCGTCGTGGATAACGGGCGAAGCGATGGCATCAGCGCCCTTGCCGCCGAGTTTGGCGCGGATTTGTTGCGGAACGAAGGAAATCAGGGGTTCGGGCGGGCTTGCAACGCCGGTGCCGCATTGGTCAAGACCGAGTTCATCTTTTTCGTCAATCCCGACGCAGTGATTGCCCCCGGTTGCATCGACGCGCTCGAAGAAGCCGCGCGCCAGCGGCCCGATTTTGCAGCCGCTAACCCGCGCGTGGTCGATGCGGAAGGGCGGTCAAAATTCAAGACCACATCGATTCTTCTGCCCGATGGCGGAACGCGTGCGCCCTTGCCGCAGACCACGACGCAGGTTCCGGTTCTTTCGGGGTGCGCGCTCTTCGTGCGGCGCAGCTTGTTCGAGGCGGTGGGCGGGTTCGATCCGGCGATTTTTCTGTATCACGAAGACCACGATCTTGCCGTTCGGCTGTCGCAGCACGGATCGCTCTGGTGCGTTCCCGAGGCGCTGGTGCGGCATCTGCAAGGGACGGGGGCTTCGCGAACGGCACAACTGGCTTGGTTCAAGGGCTATCACATGGCGCGCTCGCGGCATTTCGTGCTGAAAAAGCACGCCCGTCCCATGCCGTTTCTACGCACGCTGTTTCCTGCCTTTGGAGAGTTGCTGCTTCCGCACAACCTTTTTTCCACCCGTCGCCGGTCGCGCAGTCTGGGACAATTGATGGGGGCGCTTTCGTCGCTTGGCGATCACGGCGGATATAAAACGAAATGA
- a CDS encoding peroxiredoxin translates to MSVRINDIAPDFTAESTAGTIRFHDWLDGGYAIIFSHPRDFTPVCTTEFGAVAQLSAEWKKRNTKVIGVSVDSVGDHEKWKRDIEAFGGAPADFPIIDDSSLTVAKAYDMLPADYYLPTEGRTPAHSATVRTVYIVGPDKKVRLTMTYPMSVGRNFAEILRALDAVQATDGVPLATPANWVPGQDVIVALALNNEQATERFGALDIKLPYLRFAKAPR, encoded by the coding sequence ATGTCTGTTCGCATCAATGATATCGCCCCCGATTTCACCGCCGAGTCGACGGCCGGCACGATCCGTTTCCACGACTGGCTGGATGGAGGATATGCCATCATCTTTTCGCATCCCCGCGATTTCACGCCGGTCTGCACCACCGAATTCGGGGCGGTCGCCCAGCTTTCGGCGGAATGGAAGAAGCGCAACACCAAGGTGATCGGCGTGTCGGTGGACTCGGTCGGTGACCATGAAAAGTGGAAGCGCGACATCGAGGCTTTCGGCGGTGCTCCGGCAGATTTTCCCATCATCGACGACTCGTCGCTGACAGTGGCCAAGGCCTATGACATGCTGCCCGCCGATTACTACCTGCCGACCGAGGGGCGCACCCCCGCGCATTCGGCAACCGTGCGGACGGTCTATATCGTCGGACCGGACAAGAAAGTGCGGCTGACCATGACCTATCCGATGTCGGTTGGCCGGAACTTTGCCGAAATCCTGCGTGCGCTCGATGCCGTGCAGGCGACGGACGGTGTGCCGCTGGCCACTCCGGCAAACTGGGTGCCCGGACAGGATGTGATCGTGGCGCTGGCACTTAACAATGAACAGGCGACGGAGCGGTTCGGCGCGCTTGATATTAAGCTTCCTTACTTGCGTTTTGCAAAAGCGCCGCGTTAA
- a CDS encoding aldehyde dehydrogenase family protein — protein sequence MLIKRDFYINGRWVAPVTPNDLHVIDPSTEEPCAVISIGSAADTEAAVAAAKAAYPAWAATPPARRKELVAGILAQYEKRAEEMAQAIAMEMGAPIDFARSDQAPCLPWHLTNFLRAFDQIHWLKPLGDHAPGAMIALEPIGVVGLITPWNWPMNQIALKAIPAMLAGCTCVLKPSEESPLNAMLFAEFCHDAGIPAGVFNLVNGDGPGVGSTLSAHPDVEMISFTGSTRAGKAITKAAAESLKRVTLELGGKGANLLFADADDRAVLRSVKRMMENSGQSCNAPSRLLVERSVYDETVAKAAEIANAIAVAPAMQPGNHIGPVVNKRQWDQIQGYIQKGIAEGARLVAGGLGLPEGMNKGYFVRPTIFADVKPGMTIEREEIFGPVLSIIPFEDEAEAVRIANDTQYGLTNYVQTGSPERANRLSRQLRSGMVEMNGKPRGAGSPFGGVKSSGRAREGGIWGLEEFLEVKAISGYDSSIAAE from the coding sequence ATGCTCATCAAGCGCGACTTCTACATCAACGGGCGCTGGGTCGCCCCCGTCACGCCGAATGACCTGCACGTCATCGACCCCTCGACCGAAGAACCCTGCGCCGTCATCTCGATCGGCAGTGCCGCAGACACCGAAGCCGCCGTCGCAGCGGCTAAAGCCGCCTATCCCGCATGGGCGGCCACGCCCCCAGCCCGGCGCAAGGAGCTGGTCGCAGGCATCCTCGCGCAATACGAAAAGCGGGCCGAGGAAATGGCTCAGGCCATCGCCATGGAAATGGGCGCACCGATCGACTTTGCCCGTTCCGACCAGGCCCCCTGCCTGCCGTGGCACCTGACAAACTTCCTGCGGGCCTTCGACCAGATCCATTGGCTCAAACCCCTTGGCGACCATGCGCCGGGTGCAATGATCGCGCTGGAACCGATCGGGGTCGTCGGCCTGATCACGCCATGGAACTGGCCGATGAACCAGATCGCGCTGAAAGCCATTCCCGCCATGCTGGCAGGCTGCACCTGCGTTCTCAAACCGTCCGAGGAAAGCCCGCTCAACGCGATGCTCTTTGCCGAATTCTGCCACGACGCGGGCATCCCTGCGGGCGTGTTCAACCTCGTGAACGGTGACGGTCCCGGCGTCGGCTCCACCCTTTCGGCCCATCCCGATGTCGAGATGATCTCTTTCACCGGCTCGACCCGTGCAGGCAAGGCAATCACCAAAGCCGCCGCCGAAAGCCTCAAGCGCGTGACGCTGGAACTGGGCGGCAAGGGCGCGAACCTGCTGTTCGCCGATGCCGATGACCGCGCCGTGCTGCGGTCGGTCAAGCGGATGATGGAAAACTCGGGCCAGTCCTGCAACGCCCCGTCGCGCCTGCTGGTCGAACGTTCGGTCTATGACGAAACCGTTGCCAAAGCGGCCGAGATCGCCAACGCCATCGCCGTCGCCCCCGCCATGCAACCCGGCAATCATATCGGCCCCGTGGTCAACAAACGCCAGTGGGACCAGATTCAGGGCTATATCCAGAAAGGCATCGCCGAAGGCGCGCGCCTTGTTGCCGGTGGCCTTGGCCTGCCCGAAGGGATGAACAAGGGCTACTTCGTACGCCCCACGATCTTTGCCGATGTCAAACCCGGCATGACAATCGAGCGCGAGGAAATCTTTGGCCCCGTCCTGTCGATCATCCCCTTCGAGGATGAAGCCGAAGCCGTCCGCATCGCCAATGACACGCAATACGGCCTGACCAACTATGTCCAGACCGGCAGCCCCGAACGTGCCAACCGCCTGTCGCGCCAACTCCGGTCCGGCATGGTCGAGATGAACGGCAAACCGCGTGGCGCAGGCTCGCCCTTCGGTGGCGTCAAATCCTCGGGCCGCGCCCGCGAAGGCGGCATCTGGGGGCTGGAGGAATTCCTCGAGGTCAAAGCCATCTCGGGCTACGACAGCAGCATCGCTGCGGAATAA
- a CDS encoding GFA family protein, whose product MRATGHCLCGTISYRIDSQDPLPGVTLCHCAQCARWSGSLAAFIACRPSELSIEGEPAWFQSSPDTRRGFCPTCGSALFWQAEPGNRVYVTVGTLDLPTGLTIAEHIHTASKPDWYDILDPAPQKAGE is encoded by the coding sequence ATGCGCGCCACCGGCCATTGCCTTTGCGGCACCATCAGCTACCGCATCGACAGCCAAGACCCGCTTCCCGGCGTCACGCTTTGCCACTGCGCGCAATGCGCCCGCTGGTCGGGCAGCCTTGCGGCTTTCATCGCCTGCCGCCCGTCCGAACTTTCCATCGAGGGTGAACCGGCATGGTTCCAATCGTCGCCCGACACCAGACGCGGCTTTTGCCCGACCTGCGGCAGTGCGCTCTTCTGGCAGGCCGAACCGGGCAACCGCGTCTACGTCACGGTCGGAACGCTCGACCTGCCCACGGGCCTGACAATCGCCGAACACATACACACCGCCAGCAAGCCCGATTGGTACGACATCCTCGACCCAGCCCCGCAAAAGGCCGGGGAATGA